A part of Prolixibacteraceae bacterium genomic DNA contains:
- a CDS encoding NAD(P)H-binding protein, with amino-acid sequence MMRNKISILGCGWLGMPLGIELVKLGFEVSGSTTDADKLLEIEENGMSPFFVSLTPSLNSNVDKAFFNADILIVNIPPKRRDDIISFHYEQIKSLVDEINKSTIKKVLFVSSTSVYPNTNGVVDENTNLEPQKNSGIALRSVEDLLLSQSFFETTIIRFGGLIGYDRLPGRFLAGKKNLKNGDSPVNLIHRDDCIGLLLTVIKEDFWGKLINGIMPEHPSRREFYTKASEMSHLPIPEFDNLREEQEYKIISSIVVGNDLSYDFKYTSPLLVL; translated from the coding sequence ATGATGCGAAATAAAATATCGATACTTGGTTGTGGTTGGTTGGGAATGCCATTGGGAATAGAATTAGTAAAACTCGGATTTGAAGTGTCTGGTTCAACCACGGATGCGGATAAATTATTGGAGATTGAAGAGAATGGAATGTCTCCATTTTTTGTAAGTTTAACACCTTCACTTAATTCAAATGTAGATAAAGCTTTTTTTAATGCAGATATTCTGATAGTAAATATTCCTCCTAAGAGACGTGATGATATTATCTCTTTCCATTATGAACAGATTAAGAGTTTGGTTGATGAGATTAATAAAAGTACCATAAAAAAGGTGTTGTTTGTTAGTAGTACCTCTGTGTATCCAAATACTAATGGTGTGGTGGATGAGAATACAAATCTAGAGCCCCAGAAAAATAGTGGTATAGCACTCCGCTCTGTGGAAGACCTATTGCTAAGCCAATCTTTTTTTGAAACGACCATCATACGCTTTGGTGGTTTGATTGGTTATGATCGTTTGCCTGGAAGATTCCTTGCAGGAAAGAAGAATCTAAAAAATGGAGACTCTCCTGTAAATTTAATTCATCGTGATGATTGTATTGGTTTATTATTAACTGTTATTAAAGAAGATTTTTGGGGAAAGTTAATTAATGGAATTATGCCAGAGCACCCTTCACGTAGGGAGTTTTATACAAAGGCATCTGAGATGTCACATTTGCCTATTCCAGAATTTGATAATTTAAGAGAAGAGCAAGAGTATAAGATTATTTCTTCTATTGTTGTAGGTAATGACCTGAGTTATGATTTTAAATACACTTCTCCTTTGTTGGTATTGTAG
- a CDS encoding GH92 family glycosyl hydrolase, which translates to MIHSVQKTRLVLPILLMLVWSGLKAQDPASYVNPFIGTSNFGACYPGAVVPNGMVSVVPYNVTLDDLNPLNTDSRWLSNPFVSDNSFMTGFTHVNLSGVGCPDLGSIILMPTTGKLEVDKNKYGSTYSDQVAKPGYYSTTINKYNIKAEVSSTQRVGISRYTFPKGQSNILLNLGLGLTNESGAYTKIVSPTEIEGSKLLGTFCYNKDAVFPIYFVVKFSKPAKDRGYFKFQQPLAGPRAQWSSTSGKYKIYKKYYKEMAGDNIGTFFTFDTKDGEQIEVKVGVSYVSIDNARQNMEVEQPSFNFNKVADSAYKSWNSELSRIKVEGGTEDNKTVFYSALYHILLHPNILQDVNGQYPAMESDQILTAQDRNRYTVFSLWDTYRNVHPFLSLAYPEKQREMVQTMIDMYDESGWLPKWELYGRETYVMEGDPSLPVITDTYLRGIRGFDINKAYKAMLKSATTKQKLNPLRPDNDFYLKHGYVPFTHNFDNSVSHALEYYIADWNLSRLAFALGDKENGKHFEKQSKGYRNYFNKEYQLFVPKKEDGHFIENFDPTMGENFEPAHGFHEGTSWNYSFYVPHDIKGLIKLYGGNKRFVERLETSFVKQHYDPANEPDIAYPYLFNYIKGQEWQTQKWIDTLRHDYTNKPDGIPGNDDTGTLSAWIVYSMMGIYPVCPGDMNYAITTPLFDKVTIELDPTVYPGQSFTIEKKGDKGDIYIDSMKWNAKKWNKFFISHQEITKGGTLFINTTNKN; encoded by the coding sequence ATGATACATTCAGTACAAAAGACAAGACTTGTTCTACCAATTTTGCTTATGCTTGTTTGGTCAGGTCTGAAAGCTCAAGATCCTGCATCCTACGTGAATCCTTTTATCGGAACCTCTAATTTTGGAGCATGTTATCCAGGAGCAGTAGTTCCCAACGGAATGGTATCGGTAGTTCCTTATAATGTCACTCTAGACGATCTTAATCCATTAAATACTGACTCACGTTGGTTGTCTAATCCATTTGTTTCGGATAATAGCTTTATGACAGGATTTACTCATGTCAACCTGAGTGGTGTTGGTTGTCCTGACTTAGGATCTATTATCTTAATGCCAACAACAGGTAAACTGGAGGTGGATAAAAATAAGTATGGTTCTACTTATAGTGACCAAGTTGCAAAGCCAGGATACTATAGCACAACCATAAACAAATATAATATTAAGGCCGAAGTTAGCTCGACACAACGTGTGGGAATTAGCAGGTATACTTTTCCTAAAGGTCAATCAAATATTCTCTTAAATCTTGGATTAGGGTTAACCAATGAAAGTGGTGCTTACACTAAGATTGTTTCACCAACAGAGATTGAAGGTTCAAAACTACTCGGAACATTTTGCTATAATAAAGACGCTGTATTCCCAATATATTTTGTAGTGAAGTTTAGCAAACCTGCTAAAGATAGAGGGTACTTTAAGTTTCAACAACCACTAGCAGGTCCTCGTGCTCAGTGGTCATCCACTAGCGGTAAATATAAGATATATAAGAAATACTATAAAGAGATGGCTGGCGATAATATCGGGACCTTCTTTACTTTTGACACCAAAGACGGAGAGCAGATCGAAGTGAAAGTTGGCGTTTCTTATGTTTCTATTGACAATGCAAGGCAGAATATGGAAGTGGAACAACCAAGTTTCAATTTCAATAAAGTAGCCGACAGCGCCTATAAGAGCTGGAACAGCGAACTTTCTAGAATTAAAGTTGAAGGTGGAACTGAGGATAATAAGACCGTATTCTACAGTGCACTCTACCACATACTTCTACATCCAAATATTCTTCAAGATGTGAATGGGCAATATCCTGCTATGGAGTCAGATCAGATACTCACAGCACAAGACCGAAATCGTTATACAGTATTCTCTCTTTGGGATACTTATCGTAATGTGCATCCATTCTTGTCATTAGCATATCCAGAGAAACAGAGAGAGATGGTTCAAACCATGATTGACATGTACGATGAAAGTGGATGGTTGCCAAAATGGGAGTTGTATGGAAGAGAAACTTATGTAATGGAAGGAGACCCTTCGTTGCCTGTGATAACAGACACCTATTTAAGAGGTATTCGCGGTTTTGATATTAACAAAGCTTACAAAGCCATGTTAAAATCGGCTACTACAAAGCAAAAACTTAATCCTCTACGTCCAGATAATGACTTCTACTTGAAACATGGCTATGTACCTTTTACTCATAATTTTGATAATTCGGTATCACATGCATTAGAATACTACATTGCTGATTGGAACCTAAGCCGTTTGGCTTTTGCATTAGGTGACAAAGAAAATGGAAAACATTTTGAGAAGCAGTCAAAGGGTTATAGAAATTACTTTAATAAAGAGTACCAGTTGTTTGTTCCTAAGAAAGAAGATGGGCATTTCATCGAGAACTTTGATCCAACCATGGGAGAGAACTTTGAACCAGCACATGGTTTCCATGAAGGTACCAGCTGGAACTATAGCTTTTATGTACCTCATGACATCAAGGGGTTGATTAAACTTTATGGAGGAAATAAGAGGTTTGTAGAGCGACTTGAAACTAGTTTCGTGAAACAACATTATGATCCAGCCAACGAACCAGATATTGCTTATCCTTATCTTTTTAACTATATTAAGGGACAAGAGTGGCAAACACAAAAATGGATAGATACACTCAGACATGACTACACAAACAAACCTGATGGTATTCCTGGAAATGATGACACAGGGACTCTTTCAGCTTGGATTGTATACAGCATGATGGGAATTTATCCTGTTTGTCCTGGTGATATGAATTATGCAATTACCACTCCTCTTTTTGACAAAGTAACCATCGAATTAGATCCTACTGTCTATCCAGGCCAGTCGTTCACGATTGAGAAAAAGGGAGATAAAGGGGATATTTATATCGATTCGATGAAATGGAATGCGAAGAAGTGGAATAAGTTCTTCATATCTCATCAAGAGATTACTAAAGGTGGCACTTTGTTTATTAACACAACCAATAAGAACTAA
- a CDS encoding DUF819 family protein, translating into MEYIFCSITFITIPFIIYYLCQRVSWLIKIGPIATAYILGILFHQICDLDNENLFSFQENFSSIYLLLAIPLLLFSINIKKEIRQNREVLKGFMIGLISLLIATCTGYFIFKDKVPHMSHMVGMVTGLYSGGTPNLASIKGALNIEANEFIMVHSLDFIIGSPSLFFFMTIAPRIFRMILPVDKDKSSNLQPTTSNVRPIYKEGPSLLKSLCVAIGVAVLSLGIGLLFPKNLQPIVIILLNTTIAILASSNRTINKLPLSYELGNIFIIGFSFILASMADLSKIDLGTSIGTFYFMMWSILISFVLHLLLAKLTNQDADKTLIAMVALYYSPAFVPVVTSSMKNKSILLYGIVIGMLGFIIGNYLGVSISLLLDFFA; encoded by the coding sequence ATGGAGTATATTTTCTGTAGTATCACGTTTATTACGATCCCATTTATTATATACTATTTGTGCCAAAGAGTATCATGGTTAATTAAAATCGGTCCCATTGCTACGGCATATATTCTTGGAATACTCTTTCATCAAATATGCGATTTAGATAATGAGAACCTTTTCTCATTTCAAGAAAATTTCTCTTCGATATATCTTCTACTTGCAATACCTCTGCTCCTTTTCTCAATCAACATAAAGAAAGAAATACGTCAGAATCGAGAAGTCTTAAAGGGGTTTATGATAGGATTGATATCTCTATTGATCGCCACATGTACAGGTTATTTTATTTTCAAAGATAAAGTACCTCACATGTCTCATATGGTAGGAATGGTTACAGGACTATATTCAGGAGGGACCCCCAATTTAGCATCAATAAAAGGAGCACTTAATATTGAAGCGAATGAATTTATAATGGTCCATAGTCTTGATTTTATCATAGGCTCCCCATCGTTGTTTTTCTTTATGACTATCGCTCCGCGAATATTTAGAATGATACTACCTGTGGATAAAGATAAGAGTAGTAACCTACAGCCGACTACATCAAATGTTAGACCTATTTACAAAGAAGGTCCCTCATTGTTAAAAAGTCTTTGTGTCGCCATTGGCGTGGCCGTATTAAGTTTAGGAATAGGCTTACTATTCCCTAAAAATCTACAACCCATAGTGATCATCTTACTAAATACGACTATTGCAATTCTAGCAAGTAGTAACAGAACCATTAATAAACTCCCCTTGTCATATGAACTAGGAAATATTTTTATTATTGGATTCTCTTTTATTTTAGCGAGTATGGCAGACTTATCAAAGATAGATTTAGGTACTAGTATAGGAACCTTTTATTTTATGATGTGGTCCATATTAATATCTTTTGTCCTACATCTACTCTTGGCTAAATTAACCAATCAGGATGCAGACAAAACACTAATTGCGATGGTTGCACTCTATTACTCTCCTGCCTTTGTTCCTGTAGTTACCTCTTCAATGAAGAATAAAAGCATTCTATTATATGGGATTGTTATTGGGATGTTGGGATTTATTATAGGAAACTATTTGGGGGTTTCCATCTCATTGCTGCTAGATTTTTTTGCGTAA
- a CDS encoding MFS transporter, which yields MSQNKKSPLSWVPSTYFAMGLPFIVINQTAALMYKDLGISDAEITKWTSLIILPWSLKFLISPLLEMAKSKRVFVVLTQLITAVMFYMVASVLGMNSFFAVSISMLAVVGLSGATHDIAADGLYIESLSSSQQAEYIGWQGAFYNIAKIVSTGGFVYLAGELGKSMGVVRGWAIVMATLGVLMMLLGIYHIKALPNPINKDQKKAKEGFTILVDVIKTFFQKKHIFYYIIFIILYRFAEGFAIKMAPLFLKASRDVGGLGLSTSQMGTIYGTMGAAAFVIGSLLAGKYISKKGLKKTLFQLVLIFNIPFAVYFVLAHFQPESLTWISIAVIFEYFGYGFGFVGLTLFMMQQIAPGKYKMAHYAFATSIMNLGVMIPSYISGELSDWLGYEMFFGWVVIATIPSILITKFVPFGTKEETIES from the coding sequence ATGTCGCAAAACAAAAAGAGCCCACTTAGTTGGGTTCCATCTACTTATTTTGCCATGGGATTACCTTTCATTGTAATCAACCAAACGGCAGCACTTATGTATAAAGATCTTGGAATTAGTGATGCAGAGATCACCAAATGGACTTCTCTTATCATACTTCCATGGTCATTAAAATTTTTGATTAGTCCTCTTCTTGAGATGGCTAAAAGTAAACGAGTATTCGTTGTTCTAACTCAGCTTATCACAGCAGTCATGTTCTATATGGTTGCTTCGGTACTTGGTATGAATAGTTTTTTTGCTGTTAGTATTTCTATGCTAGCTGTCGTAGGATTAAGTGGAGCTACCCATGATATCGCTGCTGATGGCCTATATATCGAAAGTCTAAGTTCATCGCAACAGGCAGAATATATTGGTTGGCAAGGTGCATTCTATAATATTGCCAAGATTGTCTCGACAGGAGGTTTCGTCTACCTAGCAGGAGAGTTAGGCAAGTCTATGGGGGTTGTAAGAGGATGGGCTATTGTAATGGCAACCCTCGGAGTCTTGATGATGCTTTTGGGTATTTACCATATAAAAGCACTTCCAAATCCAATCAATAAGGATCAGAAAAAAGCAAAAGAGGGATTCACTATATTGGTAGATGTGATAAAGACTTTCTTCCAAAAGAAGCATATCTTCTACTACATTATCTTTATTATACTTTATCGTTTTGCAGAAGGATTTGCCATAAAAATGGCACCACTATTTCTAAAGGCTTCGAGAGATGTTGGAGGTTTAGGGTTAAGCACATCACAGATGGGAACTATTTATGGAACTATGGGTGCGGCGGCTTTTGTGATCGGATCACTTCTTGCAGGTAAGTATATCTCTAAAAAAGGATTAAAGAAGACATTATTTCAGTTGGTCTTAATCTTTAATATTCCTTTTGCAGTCTATTTTGTTTTGGCCCATTTTCAGCCTGAGAGCCTAACATGGATCTCTATTGCAGTAATCTTCGAATACTTTGGTTACGGATTTGGATTTGTTGGTCTTACCCTATTTATGATGCAACAGATTGCACCAGGTAAATACAAAATGGCACATTATGCTTTTGCTACCAGTATCATGAACCTAGGTGTAATGATCCCATCATATATTAGTGGAGAGCTTAGTGACTGGTTGGGATATGAGATGTTTTTTGGATGGGTTGTAATCGCAACAATTCCTTCTATTCTAATCACGAAGTTCGTTCCTTTTGGCACAAAAGAAGAGACAATAGAATCATAA
- a CDS encoding trehalase encodes MKYIKISTVILSFLLIACAGGKKNANDTAMMSNTMTYPNQQYGDLFEDVLSNDDLFGAGKLFNDSKDFLDAIPKYPLSQILEEYHSLDNKKDINVIKPFLLNHFTLADAYKESFHVAGNINEHIKALWGHLKRNPNAVNYGTLIPLNKSYIVPGGRFREIYYWDSYFTMLGLIVDNQIGLAKNMTDNFSDLIDRVGFIPNGNRKYYLSRSQPPFYSFMIESLAQATSDSTYLKYLPSLEKEYAFWMEGEGQLNANHRSEKHVIMMKDGEHLNRYYDRLNIPRFEMYRKDKKTAKRLAQEGLSLQSSIVYRDLRSAAESGWDFSSRWFRNGKDLHTIHTTEIVPVDLNSLLYHLELVLSRMYKLKNDVYHHQQYLNLAQKRAEAINKYCYDQEDGYYKDYYWIDNTRSPQISLAGVYPLFVGIASKDQAAKVADKVDKVFLKKGGVVTTPVFTNEQWDAPNGWAPLQWITYRAMKDYGHEDISNAIRDRWMSLCENVYVNTHKLLEKYNVVELTDTGGGEYPNQDGFGWTNGVYRAFYNEKYP; translated from the coding sequence ATGAAATATATAAAGATCTCAACAGTAATACTTAGCTTCCTATTGATCGCTTGTGCTGGGGGCAAGAAGAATGCCAACGACACTGCGATGATGTCTAATACTATGACCTATCCGAATCAACAATATGGTGATCTTTTTGAGGATGTATTGTCCAATGATGACCTGTTTGGAGCGGGAAAACTATTTAATGATTCCAAAGACTTTTTAGATGCAATACCAAAGTACCCTTTAAGTCAAATTCTTGAGGAGTATCATTCTTTAGATAATAAAAAGGATATAAATGTGATAAAACCTTTTTTACTCAATCACTTTACTTTAGCCGATGCCTACAAAGAGTCATTTCATGTTGCTGGGAATATAAATGAACATATAAAGGCTCTTTGGGGGCATCTCAAACGTAATCCCAACGCAGTAAATTATGGCACCTTAATTCCATTAAATAAATCATACATCGTGCCCGGTGGAAGGTTTAGGGAAATCTATTATTGGGATAGCTACTTTACGATGTTAGGGTTAATTGTTGACAACCAAATTGGTCTAGCAAAGAATATGACGGATAATTTCTCTGATCTTATTGATCGAGTAGGTTTTATTCCCAATGGAAATCGTAAGTATTATTTATCTAGATCACAGCCTCCATTTTACTCTTTCATGATAGAATCGCTTGCACAAGCAACTAGCGACTCAACATACCTAAAATACTTGCCTTCGTTAGAGAAGGAGTATGCATTTTGGATGGAAGGAGAAGGTCAGCTTAATGCAAACCATCGTTCAGAGAAACATGTGATTATGATGAAAGATGGAGAGCACTTAAATCGATATTATGATCGACTAAATATTCCTCGTTTTGAAATGTATCGTAAAGACAAAAAAACAGCAAAGCGTCTTGCACAAGAAGGTTTGTCTTTACAGTCATCGATTGTTTATAGAGACCTACGTTCAGCTGCAGAATCAGGGTGGGATTTTTCAAGTAGATGGTTCCGAAACGGAAAAGATCTACATACGATTCATACGACAGAGATTGTGCCAGTTGATCTAAATTCATTGTTATATCATTTAGAGTTGGTATTATCTAGAATGTATAAGCTAAAGAATGATGTATACCATCATCAACAATACTTAAACCTTGCTCAGAAGCGAGCGGAAGCAATCAATAAGTATTGCTATGACCAAGAAGATGGTTACTATAAAGACTATTATTGGATTGATAACACTCGTTCTCCTCAAATATCCTTAGCAGGTGTATATCCTTTGTTTGTAGGGATTGCATCTAAAGACCAAGCAGCGAAAGTTGCAGATAAAGTGGACAAAGTCTTTCTTAAAAAAGGAGGTGTTGTAACGACCCCGGTCTTTACAAACGAACAGTGGGATGCTCCTAATGGTTGGGCTCCATTACAATGGATTACCTATCGTGCGATGAAAGATTATGGACACGAAGATATCTCAAATGCAATTAGAGATCGATGGATGAGCTTGTGTGAGAATGTATACGTGAACACCCATAAACTATTAGAAAAATACAATGTCGTAGAGTTGACTGACACAGGTGGAGGAGAGTATCCTAACCAAGATGGCTTTGGATGGACCAACGGAGTGTATAGAGCTTTTTACAATGAAAAATACCCATAA
- the cobA gene encoding uroporphyrinogen-III C-methyltransferase, whose product MKHIVSIVGAGPGDPDLLTVKAYRLLQDADLVLYDSLMGDEILGVIPESTEQVYVGKTHCDMQCQEVRQQRINSLMYSGYLDGKKVVRLKTGDPLIFGRGIEEIRFLKEKDVPYELIPGVTAGIAAANNFQIPITERCVNTTLLFCTGTTAKNEFKQFASIAMMIKEGTPLVLYMGLKNIDNIIEQLLSHGVKASTKIAAISKVSYKEEQMIAGDLSSFSDIAAQKPLPTPTVILIGQNVDSLMTELDEK is encoded by the coding sequence ATGAAGCATATTGTTTCAATTGTTGGTGCGGGTCCAGGAGATCCAGACTTACTAACCGTAAAAGCTTATAGACTACTACAAGACGCTGACTTGGTTTTGTATGATAGTTTAATGGGGGATGAAATTCTTGGGGTAATTCCTGAGTCTACAGAGCAAGTGTATGTCGGGAAAACTCATTGTGATATGCAGTGTCAAGAGGTCCGTCAACAGAGAATTAACTCTCTTATGTATTCAGGTTATTTAGATGGAAAGAAGGTGGTTCGATTAAAGACGGGAGATCCACTTATCTTTGGTAGAGGAATAGAGGAGATAAGATTTTTAAAGGAAAAGGATGTGCCCTATGAGTTGATTCCTGGTGTAACTGCAGGGATTGCTGCGGCAAATAATTTTCAAATTCCTATTACAGAGCGATGTGTGAATACAACACTGCTCTTTTGTACAGGAACTACTGCAAAGAATGAGTTTAAGCAGTTTGCTTCTATTGCCATGATGATCAAAGAGGGTACTCCACTTGTTTTATATATGGGATTGAAGAATATTGATAATATTATTGAACAGTTGCTTTCTCATGGAGTTAAAGCTTCGACTAAAATTGCAGCCATTTCCAAGGTGTCTTACAAAGAAGAGCAGATGATTGCTGGCGATCTGTCTAGTTTCTCGGATATTGCTGCACAGAAGCCTCTTCCAACTCCAACTGTAATATTGATTGGACAGAATGTTGACTCATTAATGACTGAACTTGATGAAAAATAG
- a CDS encoding DUF6377 domain-containing protein, with the protein MKNLPLLFALLLSSCHTYKDHHDHLEALLLELDSVLDQRDHYIHKKELQLDSLRLKYFEASLQEEKYYYGHKLFNEYLKYDHDSAKYYFEANKVFVLKDSIHHLDHMIDEVSLLSTVGMYNECASLISKFHKQPIPEDLQYRYGKMREFYFEGLIAFSNDQNKLRYKDSLEQVYSSLVVHLKSKPVLIEDIVIRKLFHEEKWEKVLERIDTLLKRLVPSSNHYAMTMYMKAVANKHLQKTDKYIECLIKTSIVDIKSATKEYMSLGDLAWSLYELGDVKRAYQYAQIAIHDANQFKAKQHAMQIARILPIIDNAYSNTLQKEKRIIYGLLIMVTLSTFVFAFLLMLLRRKTNRIVELKDSIEKSNEALVSSDKLKDRYIGYFIHQCSDYIIKLTQLKQTIHKNMRDKRYDEVMRITSEYRKVTAETEELYRKFDTAFLYLYPDFPTQLNALFADYTLDSGQDGLLGPQQRICALIRVGIDESAAIANFLGYSVNTIYAYRTKMRNHAKDRGHFEQQILSIGHQS; encoded by the coding sequence ATGAAGAACTTACCATTATTATTTGCATTACTACTTAGTAGTTGTCATACCTATAAAGACCATCATGATCATTTAGAAGCACTATTATTGGAATTGGATAGTGTGTTGGATCAAAGAGATCATTATATCCACAAAAAAGAGCTCCAGTTAGATTCGTTAAGACTGAAGTATTTCGAAGCATCATTGCAAGAGGAAAAGTATTATTATGGTCATAAACTATTTAATGAGTATTTAAAGTATGATCACGATTCAGCTAAGTACTATTTCGAAGCCAATAAGGTTTTTGTATTAAAAGATTCTATTCATCATCTAGATCATATGATCGATGAGGTGTCCTTGTTGTCAACAGTTGGTATGTATAATGAATGTGCTTCGTTGATTAGTAAGTTCCATAAACAACCTATTCCAGAAGATCTTCAATATCGTTATGGGAAGATGAGAGAGTTCTATTTTGAAGGCCTGATTGCTTTTTCCAATGATCAAAATAAACTAAGGTATAAGGATAGTCTTGAACAGGTCTACTCTAGTCTTGTCGTGCATCTAAAAAGTAAGCCTGTACTGATAGAGGATATTGTAATCCGGAAGTTATTTCATGAGGAGAAGTGGGAAAAAGTTTTGGAGCGTATTGACACTCTTTTAAAACGCTTGGTTCCTTCGTCTAACCATTATGCAATGACCATGTATATGAAAGCCGTTGCAAATAAGCATTTGCAGAAGACGGATAAGTACATAGAGTGTTTGATCAAGACATCAATTGTTGATATTAAGTCTGCAACCAAGGAGTATATGTCTTTAGGGGATTTGGCATGGTCATTATATGAGTTAGGTGATGTAAAAAGGGCCTATCAATATGCACAGATAGCTATTCATGATGCGAACCAGTTTAAAGCGAAGCAGCATGCGATGCAGATTGCAAGGATATTGCCTATCATAGATAATGCTTATAGCAATACATTACAGAAAGAGAAGAGGATTATCTATGGTTTATTGATTATGGTAACTCTCTCTACCTTTGTGTTTGCATTTCTACTGATGCTGCTAAGACGTAAAACGAATAGAATTGTTGAATTGAAGGATTCTATTGAGAAGTCAAATGAAGCTTTGGTTTCTTCTGATAAACTTAAAGATCGGTATATTGGGTATTTTATTCATCAGTGTTCGGACTATATCATAAAGCTTACCCAGTTGAAGCAGACGATTCATAAAAACATGAGAGACAAAAGATATGATGAAGTCATGCGTATTACATCCGAATACCGTAAGGTTACTGCAGAAACAGAAGAGTTGTATCGTAAGTTTGATACCGCCTTTTTATATCTATACCCGGACTTCCCTACACAATTAAATGCCTTGTTTGCTGATTATACATTGGATTCTGGGCAAGATGGTTTACTAGGTCCCCAACAGCGAATTTGTGCATTAATAAGGGTTGGAATTGATGAAAGTGCAGCCATTGCGAACTTCCTTGGCTATAGTGTTAATACAATCTATGCATATCGTACGAAAATGAGAAATCATGCTAAGGATAGAGGTCATTTTGAACAACAGATATTGAGTATCGGTCATCAGTCTTAG
- a CDS encoding glycoside hydrolase family 130 protein, which translates to MTNKVQIPWQDRPEGCKDVMWRFEENPVIGRYHIPTSNSIFNSAVVPFEGGYAGVFRCDNKAVQMNIFAGFSKDGIDWDINHEPIEFVAGNTEMIESEYKYDPRVTWIEDRYWITWCNGYHGPTIGIAYTFDFKTFHQCENAFLPFNRNGVLFPEKIDGKYAMLSRPSDNGHTPFGDIYISYSPDMKYWGEHRCVMKVTPFEQSAWQCTKIGAGSVPILTDEGWLMFYHGVITTCSGFRYSMGSAILDKNDPTKVLYRSQPYILAPATPYELTGDVPNVVFPCAALVDKEEDKVAVYYGAADTVVGLAFGKLSEVIAWTKENSL; encoded by the coding sequence ATGACAAATAAAGTTCAAATACCTTGGCAAGACCGTCCTGAAGGATGTAAAGATGTAATGTGGCGTTTTGAAGAGAATCCAGTGATTGGAAGATATCATATTCCTACATCAAATAGTATCTTTAATAGTGCTGTCGTTCCCTTCGAAGGTGGCTACGCTGGTGTTTTTCGATGTGATAATAAAGCAGTTCAAATGAACATCTTTGCGGGTTTTAGTAAGGATGGTATTGATTGGGATATTAATCATGAACCGATTGAGTTTGTTGCGGGCAATACAGAAATGATCGAGTCTGAATATAAATATGATCCTCGTGTAACATGGATAGAAGATCGCTATTGGATAACATGGTGTAATGGTTACCATGGTCCGACTATCGGAATTGCATATACTTTCGATTTTAAAACATTCCATCAATGTGAAAATGCATTTCTTCCTTTCAATAGAAATGGAGTGCTATTTCCTGAAAAGATTGATGGGAAATATGCGATGCTAAGTCGTCCATCGGATAATGGGCACACTCCTTTTGGTGATATCTATATTAGCTACAGTCCTGATATGAAGTATTGGGGAGAGCATCGCTGTGTTATGAAAGTAACCCCTTTTGAACAAAGTGCATGGCAATGTACTAAGATTGGTGCAGGGTCTGTACCTATTCTTACTGATGAAGGTTGGTTGATGTTCTATCATGGTGTAATTACCACTTGTTCTGGATTCCGATATTCCATGGGATCTGCCATCTTAGACAAGAATGATCCAACCAAGGTTCTTTATAGATCTCAACCCTATATTCTAGCTCCTGCAACACCATATGAGTTGACTGGAGATGTACCAAATGTTGTATTCCCTTGTGCGGCGTTGGTAGATAAAGAAGAAGATAAAGTAGCAGTATATTATGGTGCAGCAGACACTGTTGTAGGACTTGCATTTGGAAAGCTGAGCGAAGTAATTGCTTGGACAAAAGAAAATTCTCTATAA